Proteins encoded by one window of Cupriavidus sp. EM10:
- a CDS encoding YafY family protein encodes MSRRADRLFQIVQVLRGRRLTTAALLAQRLGVSERTVYRDIQALSLSGVPVEGEAGIGYRLRPDYDVPPLMFTSMEVEAMVAGLRLLKAWGGGALAAAAEPSLEKLMAALPPQRRLAAQQSRIFAPEYANHPAVREAFDIVHTAIGAQRLLQIDYSDAQQRDTVRVVQPLGLFFWGNVWLVAAWCTAREDYRSFRLDRCRKLTMLAEQFHETPERSLNGFLRAVRADC; translated from the coding sequence ATGAGCCGACGCGCCGACCGCCTTTTCCAGATCGTGCAGGTACTACGTGGCCGCCGGCTGACCACGGCGGCCCTGCTGGCGCAGCGGCTGGGCGTCTCCGAGCGCACGGTCTATCGCGATATCCAGGCCCTGTCGCTGTCCGGCGTGCCCGTGGAGGGCGAAGCCGGCATCGGATACCGCCTGCGGCCGGACTACGACGTGCCGCCGCTCATGTTCACGTCGATGGAGGTGGAGGCCATGGTGGCGGGCCTGCGCCTGCTCAAGGCCTGGGGTGGCGGCGCGCTGGCCGCCGCGGCCGAGCCGTCGCTGGAAAAGCTGATGGCCGCCCTGCCGCCGCAACGGCGCCTGGCCGCGCAGCAGAGCCGCATCTTTGCGCCCGAGTATGCCAACCATCCCGCCGTGCGCGAGGCCTTCGACATCGTCCACACGGCCATCGGCGCGCAACGGCTGCTGCAGATCGACTACAGCGATGCGCAGCAGCGCGACACGGTGCGCGTGGTTCAGCCGCTCGGACTGTTCTTCTGGGGCAATGTCTGGCTGGTGGCCGCCTGGTGCACGGCGCGCGAGGACTATCGCAGCTTCCGGCTGGACCGCTGCCGGAAGCTGACGATGCTGGCCGAGCAATTCCACGAGACGCCGGAACGTTCGCTCAACGGCTTCCTGCGCGCGGTCCGGGCGGACTGCTGA
- a CDS encoding glutathione peroxidase, whose translation MSNVYQFEASSLTGQPVPLTDFRGKVLLIVNTASECGFTPQYAGLQTLQDTYQTRGFDVLGFPCNQFGKQEPGDAGQIGAFCESRFHVTFPMFEKIDVNGADAHPLYKWLTSEKPGLLGTQAIKWNFTKFLLRRDGTIFKRYAPTTKPDEIRGDIETLLNDPGA comes from the coding sequence ATGAGCAACGTGTACCAGTTCGAAGCCAGCTCGCTGACGGGCCAGCCGGTGCCGCTGACCGACTTCCGGGGCAAGGTGCTGCTGATCGTCAACACGGCCAGCGAGTGCGGCTTCACGCCGCAGTACGCGGGCCTGCAGACGCTGCAGGACACCTACCAGACGCGCGGCTTCGACGTGCTGGGCTTTCCGTGCAACCAGTTCGGCAAGCAGGAGCCGGGCGATGCCGGGCAGATCGGCGCGTTCTGCGAGTCGCGTTTCCACGTCACCTTTCCGATGTTCGAAAAGATCGACGTGAACGGCGCCGATGCCCACCCGCTCTACAAGTGGCTGACGTCGGAAAAGCCGGGGCTGCTGGGCACGCAGGCAATCAAGTGGAATTTCACCAAGTTCCTGCTGCGTCGCGACGGCACCATCTTCAAGCGCTACGCGCCCACCACCAAGCCCGACGAGATTCGCGGGGATATCGAGACGCTGCTGAACGATCCGGGCGCCTGA
- a CDS encoding PilT/PilU family type 4a pilus ATPase, which translates to MLDRESASKYINDLLELMVNNRGSDLFITSEFPPAIKVDGKITPVSQQPLNPTQALGLVRSIMNERQVKEFDDTRECNFAITAPNAGRFRVSAFIQQGRAGMVVRTINTRIPSVEDLDLPQSLHDIVMSKRGLVIVTGATGSGKSTSLAAMLDHRNAHSYGHIITIEDPIEYVHAHQNCIVTQREVGIDTESWHIALKNTLRQAPDVILIGEIRDRETMEYAMQYAETGHLCLATLHANNANQAIDRIVNFFPEEKRQQLLIDLSLNLKAMISQRLLPRAGRKGRVPAVEIMIGTPLVADLIFKGEIHELKEVIKKSREQGMISFDQALFELYEAEKITYEDALKNADSLNDLRLMIKLHSARHRDADLGAGTEHLNVI; encoded by the coding sequence ATGCTCGACCGTGAATCCGCATCGAAGTACATCAACGACCTGCTCGAGCTGATGGTGAACAACCGTGGCTCGGACCTGTTCATTACCTCCGAATTCCCGCCCGCCATCAAGGTCGACGGCAAGATCACGCCGGTGTCGCAGCAGCCGCTGAACCCGACGCAGGCGCTGGGCCTGGTGCGTTCGATCATGAACGAGCGCCAGGTGAAGGAATTCGACGACACGCGCGAATGCAACTTCGCGATCACGGCGCCCAACGCGGGCCGCTTCCGGGTGTCGGCGTTCATCCAGCAGGGCCGCGCCGGCATGGTGGTGCGGACGATCAACACGCGCATCCCGTCGGTGGAAGACCTGGACCTGCCGCAGTCGCTGCATGACATCGTGATGTCCAAGCGCGGGCTGGTGATCGTGACGGGCGCCACGGGCTCGGGCAAGTCGACGTCGCTGGCGGCGATGCTGGACCACCGCAACGCGCATTCGTACGGCCACATCATCACGATCGAGGATCCGATCGAATACGTGCACGCGCACCAGAACTGCATCGTCACGCAGCGCGAGGTGGGCATCGATACCGAGTCGTGGCACATCGCGCTGAAGAACACGCTGCGCCAGGCGCCCGACGTGATCCTGATCGGCGAAATCCGCGACCGCGAGACGATGGAATACGCCATGCAGTACGCCGAAACGGGCCACCTGTGCCTGGCCACGCTGCACGCGAACAACGCCAACCAGGCCATCGACCGGATCGTCAATTTCTTCCCCGAGGAAAAGCGCCAGCAGCTGCTGATCGACCTGTCGCTGAACCTGAAGGCGATGATCTCGCAGCGCCTGCTGCCGCGCGCCGGCCGCAAGGGCCGCGTACCGGCCGTGGAAATCATGATCGGCACGCCGCTGGTGGCCGACCTGATCTTCAAGGGCGAGATCCACGAGCTCAAGGAAGTCATCAAGAAATCGCGCGAACAGGGCATGATCTCGTTCGACCAGGCGCTGTTCGAGCTGTACGAGGCCGAGAAGATCACCTACGAGGACGCGCTCAAGAACGCCGACTCGCTGAACGACCTGCGGCTGATGATCAAGCTCCATAGCGCGCGGCATCGCGACGCCGATCTTGGCGCCGGCACCGAGCACCTGAACGTGATCTGA
- a CDS encoding YggS family pyridoxal phosphate-dependent enzyme produces the protein MSVIAANLQAVKNDIAAAAQQAGRPVADVTLLAVSKTVSAARVRQAFDAGQRAFGENYVQEGLEKIAALDALRSQIQWHFIGPLQSNKTRPVAEQFDWVHAIDRLKIAERLSAQRPAGLPPLQVCIQVNISHEDTKSGVAPGEVPALAQAIAALPNLELRGLMAIPAPAAEPAAQRQPFAALRALLDQLRQSGLQVDTLSMGMSADMDAAIAEGATLVRIGTAIFGARR, from the coding sequence ATGTCTGTAATCGCCGCCAACTTGCAAGCCGTGAAAAACGACATCGCGGCGGCCGCACAACAAGCCGGCAGGCCGGTGGCCGATGTCACGTTGCTGGCGGTTTCCAAGACGGTTTCCGCCGCCCGGGTGCGCCAGGCATTCGACGCCGGCCAGCGGGCTTTTGGCGAGAACTATGTCCAGGAAGGGCTGGAGAAGATTGCCGCGCTGGACGCGCTGCGCAGCCAGATCCAGTGGCATTTCATCGGCCCCCTGCAAAGCAACAAGACGCGGCCCGTGGCCGAGCAGTTCGACTGGGTCCATGCCATCGACCGGCTGAAGATCGCCGAGCGGCTGTCCGCCCAGCGTCCGGCCGGGCTGCCGCCGCTGCAGGTCTGCATCCAGGTCAATATCAGTCACGAGGACACCAAGAGCGGCGTGGCGCCGGGCGAGGTGCCGGCGCTGGCCCAGGCCATCGCGGCGCTGCCGAACCTGGAATTGCGCGGCCTGATGGCCATTCCGGCGCCGGCGGCCGAACCGGCCGCCCAGCGTCAACCGTTTGCCGCCCTCCGTGCGTTGCTTGATCAACTGCGCCAATCCGGGCTACAGGTAGACACGCTCTCGATGGGCATGTCCGCCGACATGGACGCGGCCATTGCCGAGGGCGCCACGCTGGTGCGTATCGGCACCGCGATATTCGGCGCGCGGCGCTGA
- the proC gene encoding pyrroline-5-carboxylate reductase, producing MLDSLTFGFLGGGNMASALIGGLVARGVPAGAIRVVDPSEDARQRLAQGGVHALAAPDAAFGASNVIVLAVKPQQFRDAISPLVPLLADNLIISVAAGIRLQDMARWLERTRLVRAMPNTPALAGMGMTGLVAAPGLSGADRDIATAVAEAVGQCVWVDNDDQIDAVTAISGSGPAYVFYFVEAMERAAVEMGLSAEQGRRLAVETFRGAAALAAESPEPVATLRERVTSKGGTTYAALTAMDAGGIQDAFVKAMHAAAARGRDMGAEFGKD from the coding sequence ATGCTCGATTCCCTCACCTTCGGCTTCCTTGGCGGCGGCAATATGGCCTCTGCCCTGATCGGCGGCCTGGTGGCCCGTGGCGTGCCTGCCGGCGCGATCCGCGTGGTCGATCCCTCGGAAGACGCCCGCCAGCGCCTGGCGCAGGGCGGCGTGCACGCGCTGGCCGCGCCCGACGCCGCCTTTGGCGCCAGCAACGTGATCGTGCTGGCCGTCAAGCCGCAGCAGTTCCGTGACGCCATCTCCCCGCTGGTGCCGCTGCTGGCCGACAACCTGATCATCAGCGTCGCGGCCGGCATCCGGCTGCAGGACATGGCGCGCTGGTTGGAACGTACGCGCCTGGTGCGCGCCATGCCGAACACGCCGGCGCTGGCCGGCATGGGTATGACGGGCCTGGTGGCTGCGCCCGGGCTGTCCGGCGCCGACCGGGATATCGCCACGGCCGTGGCGGAGGCCGTCGGCCAGTGTGTCTGGGTGGACAACGACGACCAGATCGACGCCGTCACCGCGATCTCGGGCAGCGGACCGGCCTACGTCTTCTATTTTGTCGAGGCAATGGAGCGCGCCGCCGTGGAAATGGGGCTGTCCGCCGAACAGGGGCGCCGACTGGCGGTGGAAACGTTCCGGGGCGCGGCGGCACTGGCCGCAGAGTCGCCCGAACCGGTGGCCACGCTGCGTGAACGCGTCACGTCCAAGGGCGGTACGACCTACGCCGCCCTGACGGCGATGGATGCCGGCGGCATCCAGGACGCCTTCGTCAAGGCCATGCACGCCGCCGCCGCACGCGGCCGCGACATGGGCGCGGAGTTCGGGAAAGACTGA
- a CDS encoding transposase, which translates to MDIKAVGIDVSKTTLDVDTLPERGARQFTNDEAGIGALLAYLAEHNGQGQIDRVVLEATGGFETRVSIALAGAGLPVVVVNPRQVRDFAKACGILAKTDRLDAHVLARFGQQIRPPVRALPDEAQREFADLLDRRGQLVTMRAQEKARVVTAPVVALKSLKEHIEWLDARIKTLDIDMTHALRTSEAWKQKVELLDTMPGVGKVTVFMLLGRLPELGQLNRQQIAALVGVAPFNDDSGKRRGQRYIRGGRTEVRNVLYMTAVTAISHNPVIREFHQRLKAAGKPSKLAITACMRKILTILNTMVKTGQPWENRLPA; encoded by the coding sequence ATGGATATCAAGGCAGTAGGAATCGACGTCAGCAAGACGACTCTGGATGTTGACACGCTTCCCGAACGGGGAGCCCGCCAGTTCACCAATGACGAGGCCGGCATCGGCGCTTTGCTGGCCTACCTGGCCGAGCATAACGGCCAGGGCCAGATCGACCGGGTCGTGCTGGAGGCGACCGGGGGCTTTGAAACCCGGGTCAGCATCGCGCTGGCTGGCGCGGGCCTGCCGGTGGTGGTGGTCAATCCCAGGCAGGTGCGGGATTTCGCCAAGGCGTGCGGGATCCTGGCCAAGACGGACCGGTTGGATGCGCATGTGTTGGCGCGGTTTGGCCAGCAGATCCGACCTCCGGTCCGCGCATTGCCCGACGAGGCTCAGCGCGAATTTGCCGATCTGCTGGACCGGCGCGGCCAGTTGGTCACGATGCGCGCGCAGGAAAAGGCGCGGGTCGTCACGGCGCCGGTTGTGGCCCTCAAGAGCCTGAAGGAGCATATCGAATGGCTGGACGCGCGGATCAAGACGCTGGACATCGATATGACCCATGCCTTGCGCACCAGCGAGGCGTGGAAGCAGAAAGTCGAACTGCTCGACACCATGCCGGGCGTTGGCAAGGTGACGGTGTTCATGCTGCTGGGCCGGCTGCCGGAGCTGGGGCAACTCAATCGCCAGCAGATCGCGGCGCTGGTGGGTGTGGCGCCATTCAACGACGACAGCGGCAAACGCCGGGGCCAGCGCTATATCCGTGGCGGGCGCACCGAGGTGCGCAACGTCCTGTACATGACGGCGGTTACCGCCATCTCCCACAATCCGGTCATACGGGAGTTCCATCAACGCCTGAAAGCGGCTGGCAAACCCTCCAAGCTTGCCATCACCGCCTGCATGCGCAAGATCCTGACGATCCTGAACACAATGGTTAAAACCGGCCAACCCTGGGAGAACAGACTGCCTGCTTGA
- the ubiA gene encoding 4-hydroxybenzoate octaprenyltransferase encodes MHLSPEVRRHVPSLRRPHHPSRLALYARLVRIDKPIGTLLLLWPTLWAMWMAAGGPPSWQIFWIFFAGTFLMRSAGCAINDWADRDFDKHVKRTKERPLTAGLIASWEALAVAAVLALIAFALILPLNGLTKWLAVVAAVLAGTYPFFKRFFAIPQAYLGIAFGFGIPMSFAAIQGEVPFVAWLMLLGNVFWAVAYDTAYAMVDRDDDLLLGMKTSAITFGRFDVAAIMICYAVFLGLMAWAGALLGLAWPYYAGLLAAAVLAGYHYTLIRERDRMKCFAAFRHNNWLGACVFAGTLVAYLLK; translated from the coding sequence ATGCACCTATCGCCAGAAGTCCGTCGCCATGTCCCATCCCTCCGCCGCCCCCATCATCCGAGCCGCCTCGCGCTGTATGCGCGACTGGTGCGCATCGACAAGCCGATCGGCACGCTGCTGCTGCTGTGGCCCACGCTGTGGGCGATGTGGATGGCTGCCGGCGGCCCGCCGTCCTGGCAGATTTTCTGGATTTTCTTCGCCGGCACGTTCCTGATGCGTTCGGCGGGCTGCGCCATCAACGACTGGGCCGACCGCGATTTCGACAAGCACGTGAAGCGCACCAAGGAACGTCCGCTGACTGCCGGGCTGATCGCCAGCTGGGAAGCGCTGGCCGTGGCGGCCGTCCTGGCCCTGATCGCGTTCGCCCTGATCCTGCCGCTGAACGGCCTGACCAAATGGCTGGCCGTGGTGGCGGCGGTGCTGGCCGGCACCTATCCGTTCTTCAAGCGGTTCTTTGCGATTCCGCAGGCGTACCTGGGCATTGCGTTCGGGTTTGGCATTCCGATGTCGTTCGCCGCGATCCAGGGCGAGGTGCCGTTCGTGGCCTGGCTGATGCTGCTGGGCAACGTGTTCTGGGCGGTGGCGTATGACACCGCCTACGCGATGGTCGACCGCGACGACGACCTGCTACTGGGCATGAAGACGTCGGCCATCACGTTCGGCCGCTTCGACGTGGCCGCGATCATGATCTGCTATGCGGTGTTCCTGGGGCTGATGGCCTGGGCCGGCGCGCTGCTGGGCCTGGCCTGGCCCTACTACGCGGGCCTGCTGGCCGCGGCGGTGCTGGCCGGTTACCACTACACGCTGATCCGTGAGCGGGACCGCATGAAGTGCTTCGCGGCGTTCCGGCATAACAACTGGCTGGGCGCCTGTGTGTTTGCGGGGACGCTTGTGGCGTATCTACTCAAATAG
- a CDS encoding Dps family protein, whose protein sequence is MAKKNEMSVNIGISDKDRKKIAEGLSKLLADTYTLYLKTHNFHWNVTGPMFNTLHTMFETQYTELALAVDAIAERIRALGYPAPGTYKEYAKLSSIAEEDGVPEATEMIRKLVEGQEAVVRTARSLFAVIDAAGDEPSADLLTQRMQTHEKTAWMLRSLLA, encoded by the coding sequence ATGGCAAAGAAGAATGAGATGAGCGTGAACATCGGTATTTCGGACAAGGACCGCAAGAAGATCGCGGAAGGCCTGAGCAAGCTGCTGGCAGACACCTACACCCTCTATCTCAAGACCCACAACTTTCACTGGAACGTGACGGGTCCGATGTTCAACACGCTGCATACCATGTTCGAGACGCAGTACACCGAACTGGCGCTGGCTGTTGATGCAATTGCCGAGCGTATCCGCGCGCTGGGCTACCCGGCTCCGGGTACCTACAAGGAATACGCGAAGCTGTCGTCGATTGCCGAGGAAGATGGCGTGCCCGAGGCCACCGAGATGATCCGCAAGCTCGTGGAAGGCCAGGAAGCCGTGGTGCGCACCGCCCGTTCGCTGTTCGCCGTGATCGACGCCGCCGGCGACGAGCCGTCGGCCGACCTGCTGACCCAGCGCATGCAGACGCACGAAAAGACCGCGTGGATGCTGCGCTCGCTGCTGGCCTGA
- a CDS encoding LysR substrate-binding domain-containing protein has translation MTLTELKYIVAVARERHFGRAAEACFVSQPTLSVAIKKLEDELTVQIFERGTSEVSVTAIGEQIVAQAQRVLEQTMAIREIAKQGKDPLAGPLRVGVIYTIGPYLLPALVKQMIDTVPQMPLMLQENYTNKLIELLKQGEIDCAIMAEPFPDSGLTVRALYDEPFVVAVPRGHKLAEQAKVDPDELKQQTMLLLGSGHCFRDHVLGVCPELSRFSQAADGIQKTFEGSSLETIRHMVASGVGITVLPRTSVPDLKPRNDMLSYVPFADPVPDRRVVLAWRKSFTRLPAMEALANAVMACDLPGVRKISSTPAEEAVAA, from the coding sequence ATGACGCTCACCGAACTCAAGTACATCGTTGCCGTAGCGCGCGAGCGCCATTTCGGCCGGGCGGCCGAGGCGTGCTTCGTTTCGCAGCCGACGCTGTCGGTTGCCATCAAGAAGCTGGAAGACGAGCTCACCGTGCAGATTTTCGAGCGCGGCACGTCCGAGGTGTCGGTAACGGCCATCGGCGAACAGATCGTGGCGCAGGCCCAGCGCGTGCTGGAACAGACCATGGCGATTCGTGAAATCGCCAAGCAGGGCAAGGATCCGCTGGCCGGGCCGCTGCGCGTGGGCGTGATCTACACGATCGGGCCGTACCTGTTGCCGGCGCTGGTCAAGCAGATGATCGACACCGTGCCGCAGATGCCGCTGATGCTGCAGGAAAACTACACGAACAAGCTGATCGAGCTGCTCAAGCAGGGCGAAATCGACTGCGCGATCATGGCCGAGCCATTCCCCGATTCGGGTCTGACCGTGCGCGCGCTCTACGACGAGCCGTTCGTCGTGGCCGTGCCGCGCGGGCACAAGCTGGCCGAGCAGGCCAAGGTCGACCCGGACGAGCTGAAGCAGCAGACCATGCTGCTGCTGGGCAGCGGCCACTGCTTCCGCGATCACGTGCTGGGCGTCTGCCCCGAACTGTCGCGCTTTTCGCAGGCTGCGGACGGCATCCAGAAGACGTTCGAGGGCTCGTCCCTCGAAACCATCCGCCATATGGTGGCGAGTGGCGTTGGCATCACAGTGCTGCCGCGCACGTCGGTACCTGATCTCAAGCCGCGCAACGACATGCTGTCGTATGTGCCGTTTGCGGACCCGGTGCCCGACCGTCGCGTGGTGCTGGCCTGGCGCAAGAGCTTTACCCGCCTGCCCGCCATGGAGGCGTTGGCCAATGCCGTGATGGCCTGCGACCTGCCGGGCGTGCGCAAGATCAGCAGCACGCCGGCCGAGGAAGCGGTCGCCGCCTGA
- the recG gene encoding ATP-dependent DNA helicase RecG, whose translation MPGTATDPIDDSAPTAAQSAPSAKPGGKASGKAGDKAKPSSAAARLAKLGLRRPVDLVLHLPLRYEDETTLEPIRDAIRRAGMGLAAQVEGEVVSNEVTFRPRRQLVVKIADETGELTLRFINFYGSQTKQMAEGVRLRVRGEIRGGFFGAEMVHPTVRPITPDEPLPDRLTPVYPATAGISQAYLRKAIGGAMSRTPMPETLPQAILRGPLAQLKLTPLMDCLRLLHNPPPQESEAALADRSHPAWIRIKFDELLAQQISLRRSQAARKEKNAPSMPRRADGLLTRFLAALPFKLTGAQQRVVEEIAADMALPHPMHRLLQGDVGSGKTIVAALAACQAIDAGYQAALMAPTEILAEQHFRKLSAWLEPLGVSVAWLAGSLKTKAKREAVARAESGEARLVIGTHALIQDGVKFANLGLAVVDEQHRFGVAQRLALRAKAAEGEAPAPVDEKVPHQLMMSATPIPRTLAMTYYADLDVSVIDELPPGRTPIVTRLVNDARRDEVIERVHHAAAEGRQVYWVCPLIEESEALQLQTAVETFETLVAALPDLRVGLVHGRLPPAEKAAVMDDFSANRLQVLVATTVIEVGVDVPNASLMVIEHAERFGLAQLHQLRGRVGRGSAESVCLLMYQAPLSPTARERLATMRETTDGFEIARRDLQIRGPGEFLGARQSGEAMLRFADLETDAWLVDYAQDAAEQMLERFPEAVEAHLTRWLGGREHFLKA comes from the coding sequence ATGCCAGGCACCGCCACCGACCCGATCGACGATTCCGCCCCGACGGCCGCCCAGTCCGCGCCCTCTGCCAAGCCCGGCGGGAAGGCGAGCGGCAAGGCCGGCGACAAGGCCAAGCCGTCGTCGGCCGCGGCCCGCCTGGCCAAGCTGGGCCTGCGGCGGCCGGTCGACCTGGTGCTGCACCTGCCGCTGCGCTACGAGGATGAAACCACGCTGGAGCCGATCCGCGACGCCATCCGCCGCGCGGGGATGGGCCTGGCCGCCCAGGTGGAGGGCGAGGTCGTATCCAACGAGGTGACATTCCGCCCGCGCCGCCAGCTGGTGGTGAAGATCGCCGACGAAACCGGCGAACTGACGCTGCGCTTCATCAATTTCTACGGCAGCCAGACCAAGCAGATGGCCGAAGGCGTGCGGCTGCGCGTGCGCGGCGAGATCCGCGGCGGCTTCTTCGGTGCCGAGATGGTCCATCCGACCGTACGGCCGATTACGCCCGACGAACCGCTGCCGGACCGCCTGACGCCGGTCTATCCCGCCACGGCGGGCATCTCTCAAGCCTATTTGCGCAAGGCGATCGGCGGGGCGATGTCGCGTACGCCGATGCCCGAGACCTTGCCGCAGGCCATCCTGCGTGGGCCGCTGGCCCAGCTGAAGCTGACGCCGCTGATGGACTGCCTGCGCCTGCTGCACAATCCGCCGCCGCAAGAGAGCGAGGCCGCGCTGGCCGACCGCTCGCATCCGGCATGGATCCGTATCAAATTTGACGAATTACTGGCGCAGCAGATCTCGCTGCGCCGCTCGCAGGCGGCGCGCAAGGAGAAGAACGCCCCGTCGATGCCGCGCCGTGCCGACGGCCTGCTGACGCGTTTCCTGGCGGCGCTGCCGTTCAAGTTGACCGGCGCCCAGCAGCGCGTGGTGGAGGAAATTGCCGCCGACATGGCGCTGCCCCACCCGATGCACCGGCTGCTGCAGGGCGATGTGGGCAGCGGCAAGACCATCGTCGCCGCGCTGGCTGCGTGCCAGGCCATCGACGCCGGCTACCAGGCTGCGCTGATGGCGCCCACCGAAATCCTGGCCGAGCAGCACTTCCGCAAGCTGTCCGCGTGGCTGGAACCGCTGGGCGTGTCCGTGGCCTGGCTGGCGGGCAGCCTGAAGACCAAGGCCAAGCGCGAAGCCGTGGCGCGTGCCGAATCGGGCGAAGCGCGTCTGGTGATCGGCACGCACGCGCTGATCCAGGACGGCGTGAAATTTGCAAACCTGGGCCTGGCCGTGGTCGACGAGCAGCATCGCTTTGGCGTGGCACAGCGGCTGGCGCTGCGCGCCAAGGCGGCCGAAGGCGAGGCGCCGGCGCCCGTCGACGAGAAGGTGCCGCATCAGTTGATGATGTCGGCCACGCCGATTCCGCGCACGCTGGCGATGACGTACTACGCCGACCTGGACGTATCGGTGATCGACGAACTGCCGCCGGGCCGCACGCCGATCGTGACGCGGCTGGTCAACGACGCGCGCCGCGACGAGGTGATCGAGCGCGTGCATCACGCGGCCGCCGAAGGGCGCCAGGTTTACTGGGTGTGCCCGCTGATCGAGGAAAGCGAGGCGCTGCAGCTGCAGACCGCCGTGGAGACCTTCGAGACGCTGGTGGCCGCGCTGCCCGACCTGCGCGTCGGGCTGGTCCACGGTCGCCTGCCGCCGGCCGAGAAGGCCGCCGTGATGGACGATTTCAGCGCCAACCGCCTGCAGGTGCTGGTGGCCACCACCGTGATCGAAGTGGGCGTGGACGTGCCCAATGCCTCGCTGATGGTGATCGAGCATGCCGAGCGCTTCGGCCTGGCGCAGCTGCACCAGCTGCGCGGGCGCGTGGGGCGCGGCAGCGCGGAATCGGTCTGCCTGCTGATGTACCAGGCGCCGTTGTCGCCCACGGCGCGTGAACGCCTGGCGACCATGCGGGAGACCACCGACGGCTTCGAAATCGCCCGGCGCGATCTGCAGATACGGGGTCCGGGCGAATTCCTGGGCGCGCGGCAATCGGGCGAGGCCATGCTGCGCTTTGCCGACCTTGAGACCGATGCCTGGCTGGTCGACTATGCGCAGGATGCCGCCGAACAGATGCTGGAGCGCTTTCCGGAGGCGGTTGAGGCACATCTGACGCGCTGGCTGGGCGGGCGCGAGCATTTCCTGAAGGCATAG